ATAGATAGATGAATGAACAGGCGATCGACACGGAGGCGCCGCCGCTAGCTAGAGTGTCCTCGTCCTCAGTCCAGTCAACAGTGGTAAGCGATGATAAGAAAATGAAGTAAAGTTATCTCCGAGCATGCGTGCAACAGTGCAGCAGCTAACTACTCTGCCCATTTTTCTCCTTTTCATTTTGCAAATCCAATCTGCAATGCACTCACAGACTCACTGCACACCTTATTCGGAAAACAGTGCTGCAACAGTGCAACAGCGTTGCGACCTCGACAGCCCTGCCCATTAAGCAGCTAGCCAGCTGAAAAGAAGATCTAGGCCGTATTTTCCTTTCCGGTAAATGCACGGGATGTATGCATATATCCTCGGGTAAATGCAGGAATAAGCTGTAGAATGTATATTTTCATGGCGGGCTGCTTTTACCTGGACATTTGGTGGGTCGGCCCAgctagccggccggccggccggttcGCCCTCTTCGGCCGGCCTTTGGCGTCCGCCGGAAAACCAACCATGCATGATCTCGAACGATGGCGGCGTTTTTCTTGTGACCTATGCCGAGTGGTGCTAGAGTCGTTACTGTGTGCGCGGGGGCCGTCTAGCGTACACCCCGTGCCTATAAATAGGGCCGGCCTACAGCTAGCCATGTACTGGCATGTGAACAGAGTCACAGACGCACGCAAGTGATCTCGATAGCTAACCACTTAGTTAGAAGGTCATATACACCGAGGTGATTGAGTTCACAAGGAAGGAAGGTTCGAGAGTACTGCTCTGCTAGCGACTCCCTTCGCCGCGACGTAACGCGATGCCTTGGCGCTTGGCTAGACCCGTAGAGGTAATGATCAATTATCACTCATCGTACCCTGGCCCTAGTTACTTACCGGGGTGTTGATTAATCTGTACTCTCTAGCTAGATTTACTGACAAACTGGGTACGGTAGATCACCGTGGCCGATTGCATGCAATCCTTGTGCTAGTGTGTGCACGTTCGATCTTCCATGGACTGCTGGCAGGTGGAGCCGGCCGCGCGTTCcgatccatgcatgcatgcatgggcaaAACCTTGCCATGCATGCGCGCGTCCGCTCGTACTGTAGCACAACACACTTCTCTTTATGCGCGAGTTCGATCATGACATGGCGATATATACATCTGACCGACCGCACGTACGCTTATGTGATGTgcagggcgaggtggtgggggaggCGCGGAGCGTGCAGTGCGACTGCTGCGGGATCGCGGAGGAGTGCACGCCCACCTACATCGGCCGCGTCCGGGCGCACTTCCACGGCAAGTGGGTGTGCGGGCTGTGCGCCGAGGCCGTCAAGGAGCGCCAGCAGCGGGACCCCGACCTCGCCGTggccgccgccgtcgacgccacggCCGCGCTCTGCCAGCGCTTCAACTCCACCGTCCGCCTCAACCCCAAGCTGTCCCTCGCCAGCTCCATGCGCGACATCGCCCGCAAGAGCTGCCAGCACCGCGGCGCCACCGGATCGGGCACCTGCACCGCCGGCGCCGGGATCAATTCCTCCGACGCAGCCTGCTGCGGCGCCGGCCGCGCCACCAGCTGCGCCCTGCGCTACGTCTGACGTTCAACAAACCAGGCCACGACTACAGATcgatcacatgcatgcatgcatgcatgcgttcgcTCGCCTGGGGTGTTAGTTGACCTTGCATGTCTTTGTGATGATACTATTAACGTGAATTACTCATTATGTCATTATTATATGTTATATTATCCATGCACCGTATGCACATGTGCGTGCTGGCAGTGAGATGTAACCCTAACTCTTTTTTTGAGTTGGCTGTGAGATGTAACTGAATGTACGTGTGTGGCCGGGTCTACCGGATACAAATAACAATATTTGACGTTGGAGAAACTATAAGATCGAGTAGAAAATGTCTTCAGATGAGACAGGAGATATTTGAAATGGATTACTGAAGATTTGTATGTCTCATGGCTCTCTATGATCAACTGAACTGTCAGTGCATCAGTGCATGTGACAGGAGATATTTATAATGGATTTGAATATCCAACAAACGTCAGATTTTTAGGCATGGCAAATCGAACTTATTTTCATAGCAAATTATGTTTGCCAAGGGTGGAAAATTTATAGGCGAGCATGAAAAATCCGTCTTAATTAAATTTTTGCTAGAAAATTACCATGTTCGCCAACTGAATTTGCTATCCTCACAGCAACACAAATTGTCATGAAAAACTTTTGATTTGCCATTCCTAAGAATCTGATGTCAGATTTTTAGGATTTCCGTCTTAAATTGCTATGTAGCTGCTCTAGTCAGTATGCCACAGCCCACAGTGTTCATCACTTCTCGTCGAATCAAAATAAAATAAGGAAAGGTGCTCAGTTTTCGTGATGTTGCTTGGAAGCAAGGCTTGTGCGACTTCAAGACACAGGCATTATCGCAAAAATGCTAGACACACGGGCCGCACACGCACAAGTTTTACGGACGCGCTGACCTTTCGTGTTTTAATTGGCAAAAGTAAACTTCTCCTCCTACTTAACCGCCCCCCCTGATTTTAACTGGTGGGGTGGGCGTCCAGGCCCGTAAAACTCCGTATTATTCCGTGTGTGTAGCAAAGCCGGGCATTATCGTCATCATCAGCTGGCTAGCAGTTATTAATCTTGGCCTCATCGGCGTCGGCGAAGAACCTCTTCCAGAACCAGTGCCGCCGCCACACCCTGTCGACCATTTCGTCGATGGGCACGCCCTTGGTCTCCGGCAGCAGCGTGAGGACGAAGAGCCCCATGAGGACGATgcagatggcgaagaagaagaagatgaaggcccgcATGGTGCACATCATGGACAGGAACGCCTGCGCGATGACGAA
This DNA window, taken from Triticum aestivum cultivar Chinese Spring chromosome 1D, IWGSC CS RefSeq v2.1, whole genome shotgun sequence, encodes the following:
- the LOC123160108 gene encoding uncharacterized protein, whose product is MAIYTSDRPHVRLCDVQGEVVGEARSVQCDCCGIAEECTPTYIGRVRAHFHGKWVCGLCAEAVKERQQRDPDLAVAAAVDATAALCQRFNSTVRLNPKLSLASSMRDIARKSCQHRGATGSGTCTAGAGINSSDAACCGAGRATSCALRYV